In one window of Candidatus Scalindua sp. DNA:
- a CDS encoding acyl-CoA dehydratase activase-related protein — MHERYLGIDLGAETIKFILLERHKGQLVITYEFIVAHDKNPLHAFKKGISKLDWESLTSVVTTGRISRVLNLERVPTKAALAKGVSYKYPEIKPITVVSIGSHGFSVLELRTGNQQIFRENSRCSQGTGNFLRQLVERFDLDIETASKMACDVKEPASLSGRCPVILKTDMTHLANKGEDRRAILAGLYDAVCENVQVLIKPNLSPPRVLLNGGVCISRRVHDNFRHFLTSRGMTLVESNPDDGLFLEALGAALIAAEQKPELPSLEMVISPHDHSSLEVTAPLTSALNRVTRMQRPEIILTDELCKTILGYDIGSTGSKAVAIEINTKKTLWEGYVNTSGDPVCAARKLTDMFLHETDHRLEVYAVGVTGSGREIVGSLLASCFGTDVVFVLNEIAAHAEGALYFDPMVDTIFEIGGQDAKYIRLDNGRVCDAAMNEACSAGTGSFIEEQGKKFQNVTDIKEMGKMAMEADHCLSLGQHCSVFMAEVIDEAVASGCDQGPILAGIYDSIIQNYLNRVKGNRSVGKRIFCQGMPFMSDALAAAVGRQTGRQVIIPANPGTIGALGISLLTHKEITTADKALELEKFLNATVDRRDQFICKSTKACGGSGNKCRIDRIYTTVNKNKQRFLWGGNCSLYDKGTRSKKKLPDLTPDPFLERREMIQAVIGEAHQAAGGQTIAICEEFTLKGLIPYYVTFFKSLGLVPRIYSGAGYKELKTGIEAANIPFCAPMQLYYGIISRIIADEPDYIFAPRLRELPRQKEETIANTCPIVQGSPDIVQRSGTGKTSPRFITTRIDMGKESLHSERFKKICRSLAKEVGSQKRYTDAYTEACRAQSDFDRRLKEIGQRALNFALTNNIVPVVVLGRTYTIHNDVLNSNVPNLLRSQGAIAIPVDCYPVTSDVPVFTDMYWGYSQLILRAAHQIRRTDNVYAIYCSNYSCGPDSFNLHFFSYIMENKPFSIIETDGHAGDAGTKTRIEAFLYCVERYKRLEDTKRASLKSPDFKALEDHNTNIREASQNKEVVLLPSMGAVPDILTSLLQSEGICAETLPEPTNDSLRLGRQYTSGKECIPMIITAGSLLERLSKENDSNKRFAFFMPTSNGPCRFGVYNILHKIILEKTNWGNRVRIVAPSDQDYFAGMSPDFRVRAIAGYAASDLLTAALHDVRPCEREQGISQQIYNRYFNDLIELLSNSSASSLLTALGELPKGMFGISDLMSRAANDFRQAKDFSKRLPTVAMVGEIYVRMEPYANNFIIKKLEERGLRVIVAPFTEWLEYITFCQIQRIKEGRNLNGDHLLKARFSSEVEIGVINRIYNIFAGTLGWGTRTSVADSIKASSPYINSELHGEAVLTLGGPVHENEYGVIDGVISVGPHECMPNKVAEAQYFHVGEEKDLISLTLSMNGDTVNSEIIDRFAFEVRECFTKKQQKKGKKRLAAPGNIGSFARQFQRKVLFNSLNCLSLFNSRL, encoded by the coding sequence ATGCATGAACGATATCTCGGTATAGATTTAGGCGCTGAAACAATCAAATTTATCTTGCTTGAGCGCCACAAAGGCCAGCTTGTCATAACGTATGAGTTTATTGTCGCTCATGATAAAAACCCCCTTCATGCTTTTAAAAAAGGAATAAGCAAGCTTGATTGGGAAAGCTTAACCTCGGTCGTAACAACCGGACGTATAAGCAGGGTTCTCAATCTTGAGCGTGTACCTACCAAAGCCGCACTTGCAAAAGGTGTCAGTTATAAATACCCGGAGATTAAACCAATAACCGTTGTTTCAATTGGCAGCCATGGTTTTTCAGTGCTTGAACTACGTACGGGTAATCAGCAAATATTTCGAGAAAACTCACGCTGTTCACAAGGTACAGGAAATTTTTTACGCCAACTGGTAGAACGTTTTGATCTTGATATAGAGACTGCCAGTAAAATGGCTTGTGATGTAAAGGAACCAGCATCTCTTTCAGGCCGATGTCCCGTGATTCTTAAAACGGACATGACCCATCTCGCAAATAAGGGAGAAGACCGTCGTGCAATACTTGCCGGTCTCTACGATGCTGTCTGCGAAAACGTGCAGGTATTGATAAAACCTAATCTCTCTCCGCCACGGGTATTATTAAATGGCGGAGTGTGTATATCCAGGCGAGTGCATGATAACTTTCGTCATTTTCTTACCTCAAGGGGAATGACGCTTGTCGAATCCAATCCCGATGATGGTCTTTTCCTGGAAGCTCTCGGTGCCGCTCTTATCGCGGCAGAGCAAAAACCAGAACTCCCATCCCTGGAAATGGTAATTTCACCTCATGACCATTCTTCCCTGGAGGTTACAGCTCCTTTGACCAGTGCTTTAAACAGGGTAACAAGAATGCAGAGGCCGGAAATTATACTTACAGATGAACTCTGTAAGACCATCCTGGGTTATGATATTGGATCAACCGGTTCCAAGGCTGTGGCCATTGAGATTAATACAAAAAAGACTCTCTGGGAAGGCTATGTAAATACTTCAGGAGATCCCGTTTGTGCCGCTCGAAAACTTACTGATATGTTTTTACATGAAACAGATCACAGGCTTGAGGTTTATGCAGTTGGAGTGACCGGATCAGGTCGTGAAATCGTGGGTTCTCTCCTGGCTTCGTGTTTTGGCACCGATGTTGTTTTTGTCCTCAATGAAATAGCCGCCCATGCCGAGGGAGCACTCTATTTTGATCCAATGGTGGATACCATCTTCGAGATAGGAGGGCAAGACGCCAAGTATATTCGCCTTGATAATGGTCGTGTATGCGATGCCGCAATGAATGAAGCCTGCAGTGCTGGAACTGGATCATTTATTGAAGAGCAGGGTAAAAAATTTCAAAATGTAACTGATATTAAAGAAATGGGAAAGATGGCTATGGAAGCTGATCATTGTTTATCCCTCGGACAGCACTGCTCGGTCTTTATGGCAGAAGTTATCGATGAGGCAGTTGCCTCGGGTTGTGATCAGGGTCCTATTCTGGCTGGTATATATGATTCAATCATTCAAAACTACCTGAACAGGGTGAAAGGTAACCGTTCTGTCGGAAAACGCATTTTCTGCCAGGGAATGCCTTTTATGTCAGATGCTTTAGCCGCAGCTGTTGGTCGACAGACCGGACGACAGGTTATCATACCGGCGAATCCGGGCACCATAGGAGCCCTGGGAATCTCGCTCCTCACACATAAGGAAATTACCACAGCTGATAAGGCCCTGGAGCTTGAAAAGTTTTTAAACGCAACTGTTGACCGCAGAGATCAATTTATCTGCAAATCAACCAAGGCCTGTGGCGGCAGTGGTAATAAGTGTCGTATTGATCGCATATATACCACGGTTAATAAAAACAAACAGAGATTTTTATGGGGCGGCAACTGTTCTTTATATGATAAAGGTACCCGATCAAAAAAGAAACTTCCTGATCTCACTCCAGATCCATTTTTAGAACGCAGGGAGATGATTCAAGCTGTAATAGGAGAGGCTCATCAGGCTGCCGGGGGACAGACTATAGCTATCTGTGAAGAATTTACCCTGAAAGGTCTGATTCCATATTACGTGACTTTTTTCAAATCCCTGGGCCTTGTACCACGTATTTATTCTGGAGCTGGATATAAGGAACTTAAAACAGGAATAGAAGCAGCAAATATTCCTTTTTGCGCCCCCATGCAATTATATTATGGGATCATATCCCGAATAATTGCTGATGAGCCGGATTATATCTTTGCTCCGCGGTTACGGGAGCTGCCACGTCAAAAAGAGGAGACAATCGCCAATACCTGTCCAATAGTCCAGGGCAGCCCCGATATAGTACAAAGATCAGGGACGGGGAAGACTTCCCCCCGATTCATTACCACTCGAATAGATATGGGTAAGGAAAGTTTACACTCTGAGCGCTTTAAAAAAATATGCCGAAGTTTAGCAAAAGAAGTAGGAAGCCAAAAGCGATACACAGACGCGTACACAGAGGCCTGCAGGGCTCAAAGTGATTTTGACCGGAGACTTAAAGAAATAGGACAGCGAGCATTGAATTTTGCTCTTACCAACAATATTGTTCCCGTTGTTGTGCTGGGTAGAACGTATACAATTCACAACGACGTTCTCAATTCAAATGTACCTAACCTGCTTAGATCCCAGGGGGCTATAGCTATTCCAGTGGATTGTTATCCAGTTACCAGCGATGTGCCGGTCTTTACCGATATGTATTGGGGATATAGCCAGTTAATTCTTCGGGCTGCACATCAAATCCGGCGGACTGATAATGTTTACGCAATATACTGCTCAAATTATTCCTGTGGACCCGACAGTTTTAACCTTCACTTTTTTTCCTATATTATGGAAAATAAACCATTTTCTATCATTGAAACCGATGGACATGCGGGTGATGCCGGTACCAAGACCAGAATTGAGGCATTTCTTTATTGTGTAGAAAGGTATAAGCGACTGGAAGACACCAAAAGGGCGTCCTTGAAATCTCCTGATTTCAAGGCACTGGAAGATCATAATACCAACATCAGGGAAGCCAGCCAGAATAAGGAAGTAGTATTACTGCCGAGTATGGGTGCAGTCCCAGATATTTTAACATCATTACTTCAATCTGAAGGGATTTGTGCTGAAACACTTCCCGAACCAACTAATGACTCTCTACGGCTTGGACGGCAATATACCTCTGGCAAAGAGTGTATTCCCATGATAATTACCGCCGGAAGCCTTTTGGAGAGACTGAGCAAAGAAAACGATAGTAATAAACGATTTGCTTTCTTTATGCCAACGTCTAATGGACCATGTAGATTTGGAGTATATAATATCCTGCATAAGATCATCCTGGAAAAAACCAATTGGGGAAATCGGGTTCGTATTGTCGCACCCAGCGATCAGGACTATTTTGCGGGAATGTCACCGGATTTCCGGGTACGTGCGATAGCAGGATATGCCGCTTCTGATCTGCTTACCGCTGCATTACATGACGTAAGGCCCTGTGAGAGAGAACAGGGAATAAGCCAGCAAATCTACAATCGGTATTTCAATGACCTTATTGAGCTACTTTCAAATAGCAGTGCAAGCTCATTGTTAACCGCTCTTGGTGAATTACCCAAAGGAATGTTCGGGATATCAGACCTGATGTCCCGCGCTGCAAATGATTTTCGGCAAGCTAAGGACTTTTCAAAAAGATTACCGACTGTTGCGATGGTAGGTGAAATATATGTCAGGATGGAACCTTATGCTAATAACTTTATCATAAAGAAGCTTGAAGAAAGAGGGCTGCGTGTTATCGTTGCCCCTTTTACCGAATGGTTAGAATATATTACATTTTGTCAAATACAACGGATTAAAGAAGGTCGCAACCTGAATGGTGATCACCTTCTAAAAGCACGGTTCTCTTCTGAAGTAGAGATTGGTGTCATTAATCGCATATATAATATTTTCGCCGGCACTTTAGGCTGGGGAACACGCACATCGGTTGCTGATTCCATAAAAGCCTCGTCTCCTTATATAAACTCTGAATTACATGGTGAAGCGGTTCTTACATTGGGAGGCCCTGTTCATGAAAATGAGTATGGAGTTATTGACGGGGTCATATCTGTTGGTCCGCATGAGTGCATGCCTAACAAAGTTGCAGAGGCTCAGTATTTTCATGTTGGAGAAGAAAAGGATTTAATCTCATTAACCCTGTCGATGAACGGTGATACCGTTAATTCTGAAATAATCGATCGTTTCGCCTTTGAAGTGAGAGAGTGTTTTACAAAGAAACAACAGAAGAAAGGCAAAAAAAGACTCGCTGCACCAGGCAATATCGGTTCTTTTGCAAGGCAATTCCAAAGAAAGGTGCTTTTTAATTCTTTAAACTGCCTGTCACTCTTTAACTCTCGGCTGTGA
- a CDS encoding TM0106 family RecB-like putative nuclease, which translates to MYYDNNTLIYSPSDLIQFAASPFASWMQRKYLEEPGSVQPDEDDPQLEILRKKGYEHEKRYQEKLLAEGYDICIISTENKQEQMLHDNAFEQTLKALEKGHQFICQARLKGSGMAGYADFIKREDSGNTIISYSVWDTKLARQVKPYFLLQLCCYADMLEEMTTQRPETIGIILGTGDTCTFRVTDFYYYYKRIKTRFLRFMESFSLQNSPMPDPSAHHGSWASHAEKILIDTDHLAQVANISKGQILKLNRAGIDTMTQLAKTKVTRVKKIEDDVLARLKEQANLQVISATREKPVYKVLLPPQENPSLGLAALPHESPMDIFFDMEGYPLGDDCLEYLFGAVYIKNGSPLFIDWWAHDEREEKEAFGAFVDWVIERRERDPSMHVYHYASYEQTALKRLMSKYGTREESVDKLLRNNVFIDLYKIVRNGVRVGEPRYSIKNLEHLYMEKREGNVVDAGASIVYYDAWIESGQPKEWKKSNFLTSIRNYNKDDCRSTWLLTKWLRDKQSESGISWSETVPVEDSGEVHTVSERVLERQQLADTLLGEIPDATRKHEKGAEHWRIHELLAWLLDFHRRCEKTMWWEMFERFDKTEHELFDDMDCLAGIRLVGAPGEEKRSLMFRYQFDPEQETKIAEGATVKFVPDRGVTATVSGFSPEGELEIKIGRQQLNKLEMESLPGRTSIIPFEWINADVITNAVFSVVKTYHETGKLPDALADFLYRRPPRLKSGAEGPLVGKNEGTTEAAIRIAEDLNNSCLCIQGPPGTGKTYTAALMIAALLSRGKNVGITSNSHKAILNLMRAACKHSTAEFTGIKVGGEDDPLFEDFSYIKRVKDSRNASATYRSGLVGGTAWFFSRDDMIEKLDYLFVDEAGQVSVANLAGMSRSTENIILLGDQMQLGQPVQGVHPGESGQSILEYYLQKHATIPPEQGIFLETTWRMHPEICSFISHAMYESRLRPKPHTQNRIIKIPRVGGTIVTVEAGLLFIGVEHEGNVQGSDEEVAVICRIVNELTGRKMTDSAGKLQGQVKIERDILFVTPYNLQVRKLTQALPNGARVASVDKFQGQEAPIVIISMCASPGEFGSRGMEFILDRNRLNVAVSRAQSLAIVVGSQGLVETNCSTIDNMERLNLYSWIQYAGDTHSASKGKF; encoded by the coding sequence ATGTATTACGACAATAATACCCTCATTTATTCACCTTCAGACCTGATTCAATTTGCAGCATCACCATTTGCAAGCTGGATGCAGCGGAAATATCTTGAGGAACCAGGCTCTGTTCAACCCGATGAGGATGATCCACAACTAGAGATACTCCGGAAAAAGGGTTACGAACATGAAAAAAGATATCAAGAAAAACTGCTTGCAGAGGGCTACGATATCTGCATCATCAGTACTGAAAACAAGCAGGAACAAATGCTCCATGACAACGCCTTTGAGCAGACCCTGAAGGCCCTTGAAAAAGGACACCAGTTTATCTGTCAGGCAAGACTGAAGGGCTCCGGGATGGCTGGATACGCTGATTTTATCAAGCGGGAAGACTCCGGAAACACTATCATTTCATATTCTGTCTGGGATACCAAGCTCGCACGCCAGGTAAAGCCATACTTTTTACTCCAGCTCTGTTGCTATGCAGATATGCTTGAGGAGATGACGACACAGAGACCGGAAACCATCGGCATTATACTGGGTACGGGAGATACGTGCACATTCAGGGTAACAGACTTCTACTATTACTATAAACGGATAAAAACGAGATTCCTCCGTTTCATGGAGAGCTTCTCTCTCCAGAACTCACCCATGCCTGACCCTTCGGCTCACCACGGGTCCTGGGCTTCTCATGCTGAAAAGATCCTTATTGATACAGACCACCTGGCACAGGTTGCAAACATTTCGAAAGGCCAGATACTCAAATTGAACAGGGCGGGAATAGACACGATGACCCAGCTTGCAAAGACAAAGGTTACCCGTGTCAAAAAAATAGAGGATGATGTGCTTGCACGTCTCAAGGAACAGGCAAATCTCCAGGTTATTTCAGCTACCCGGGAAAAGCCTGTCTATAAGGTACTACTCCCTCCGCAGGAAAACCCCTCTCTCGGCCTTGCAGCATTACCGCATGAATCACCAATGGATATCTTTTTCGATATGGAAGGTTATCCGCTTGGGGATGATTGTCTGGAATATCTTTTCGGCGCAGTATACATAAAAAATGGTTCCCCTCTGTTTATTGACTGGTGGGCACATGATGAAAGAGAGGAAAAAGAGGCCTTTGGAGCATTTGTCGATTGGGTGATAGAGCGCCGGGAGAGAGATCCATCCATGCATGTGTATCACTATGCTTCATATGAACAGACGGCATTAAAACGTTTGATGAGTAAATACGGGACGAGAGAAGAATCTGTCGACAAACTCCTGAGGAATAATGTTTTTATAGACCTTTACAAAATAGTCCGCAACGGTGTGCGTGTTGGCGAGCCTCGTTACTCCATAAAAAATCTTGAGCACCTTTATATGGAGAAACGAGAGGGCAATGTAGTAGATGCCGGGGCCTCGATTGTCTATTATGATGCGTGGATCGAGAGTGGCCAGCCAAAGGAGTGGAAGAAATCGAATTTTCTGACCTCTATCCGTAATTATAATAAAGATGACTGTCGTTCTACCTGGTTACTGACTAAGTGGTTGAGAGATAAACAATCAGAATCCGGTATCTCCTGGTCTGAAACGGTCCCAGTGGAAGATAGCGGTGAAGTGCACACGGTCAGTGAAAGAGTGCTTGAACGACAGCAATTGGCTGATACACTTCTTGGAGAGATACCGGATGCCACCCGGAAACATGAGAAAGGTGCTGAACATTGGCGTATTCATGAACTTCTGGCATGGTTACTCGATTTTCACCGTCGCTGTGAGAAAACGATGTGGTGGGAGATGTTTGAGCGTTTCGATAAAACAGAGCACGAATTGTTTGACGATATGGATTGCCTTGCGGGTATCAGGCTTGTTGGTGCTCCAGGAGAGGAAAAGAGATCCCTGATGTTTCGCTACCAGTTTGACCCGGAACAGGAGACGAAAATAGCTGAAGGTGCGACAGTTAAGTTTGTGCCGGACAGGGGTGTTACCGCTACGGTATCGGGCTTCAGCCCTGAAGGAGAACTGGAGATAAAGATAGGCCGGCAACAGCTGAATAAGCTCGAAATGGAAAGCCTGCCGGGACGTACATCAATCATTCCTTTTGAATGGATTAATGCGGATGTCATCACAAACGCTGTTTTCTCAGTGGTAAAAACCTACCATGAAACAGGAAAACTCCCTGACGCACTGGCTGATTTCCTCTACCGAAGACCGCCCCGTCTTAAATCGGGTGCAGAAGGGCCCCTTGTCGGGAAAAATGAAGGTACTACCGAAGCAGCAATACGGATAGCTGAGGATCTAAACAACAGCTGCCTCTGTATACAGGGCCCGCCGGGTACAGGAAAGACCTATACGGCAGCGCTCATGATTGCCGCACTTTTGTCCAGGGGTAAGAACGTAGGTATTACATCTAACAGTCACAAGGCAATTCTTAATTTGATGCGTGCAGCCTGTAAGCATTCGACCGCAGAATTTACCGGTATCAAGGTGGGAGGTGAAGATGATCCATTGTTTGAGGACTTCTCTTACATAAAACGCGTAAAAGACTCTCGTAATGCTTCCGCAACATACCGTAGTGGTCTGGTCGGGGGGACTGCCTGGTTCTTCTCCCGTGATGATATGATAGAGAAGCTTGATTATCTGTTTGTTGATGAAGCAGGACAGGTCTCTGTTGCAAATCTTGCGGGGATGTCCAGATCAACAGAAAACATCATCCTGCTGGGTGACCAGATGCAGTTGGGGCAACCGGTACAGGGTGTTCACCCTGGTGAAAGTGGTCAGTCGATACTTGAATATTACCTTCAAAAACATGCGACAATACCTCCGGAACAGGGTATATTTCTTGAAACCACCTGGCGTATGCATCCTGAGATCTGCAGTTTTATCTCTCATGCAATGTATGAAAGCAGGCTCAGGCCGAAGCCTCATACACAGAACAGGATTATCAAAATACCCCGCGTTGGAGGTACCATCGTTACTGTTGAAGCCGGTCTGCTCTTTATAGGAGTTGAACATGAAGGTAACGTACAGGGCAGTGATGAAGAAGTTGCGGTTATTTGTCGAATTGTCAATGAATTGACCGGTCGCAAGATGACGGATAGTGCGGGGAAATTGCAGGGTCAGGTGAAAATCGAGCGTGATATACTTTTCGTTACCCCATACAACCTGCAGGTACGCAAACTGACCCAGGCACTTCCGAACGGTGCAAGAGTCGCGTCAGTGGATAAGTTTCAGGGCCAGGAGGCACCTATCGTTATCATATCCATGTGTGCCAGCCCCGGAGAATTTGGCAGTCGCGGTATGGAGTTTATATTAGACAGGAACCGGCTGAATGTTGCGGTCTCAAGGGCTCAGTCTCTTGCCATTGTGGTTGGTTCCCAGGGGTTGGTAGAGACGAATTGTTCTACGATAGACAATATGGAACGACTTAACTTATACTCATGGATACAATATGCAGGGGATACGCATTCTGCTTCCAAAGGAAAGTTTTGA
- a CDS encoding efflux RND transporter periplasmic adaptor subunit translates to MEGDDLSKLRIERTTYQAQHKNRKRFLSILIVSAVFAGGGIFYAAGILTPAIKVKVTSLTTIYPSQTFTLMNASGYVEAQRKSALSSKITSWLVELFVEEGNIVKKGEIIATLENGDILTALDKAKANIEVARFERELADAELVEATLAFNRTRELLEEKVVSLSEFDVAEARYKTAFAAVSAKQAVSKAVEAALKEVEVSLEYTFIRAPFDAVVLTKNADIGDIITPLGAAANVRASVVTIADMDSLLVEVDVSESNIEQVKTGQHCEIRLDAFSHDRYRGKVHMIVPTADRSKASVQVKIAFIDKDSRVIPEMSAKVAFLNREIRQDEQKPLRALPVSAFIRDKGHDSVYVVENNRAREKRVETGRSLGSMVEILSGLEEGDRVVLSPTRKIKDEKKVKISEE, encoded by the coding sequence ATGGAAGGTGATGATCTTTCAAAGCTTCGTATTGAGAGGACAACATATCAGGCACAGCATAAGAATCGGAAAAGATTTTTGAGCATACTTATCGTATCAGCAGTTTTTGCTGGTGGCGGCATTTTCTATGCAGCTGGTATCTTGACACCTGCAATAAAGGTGAAGGTCACCAGTCTGACAACTATCTATCCTTCACAGACATTTACCCTTATGAATGCCAGCGGATATGTTGAGGCCCAGCGAAAGTCTGCTCTTTCCTCAAAGATCACGAGCTGGCTCGTAGAGCTGTTCGTGGAAGAGGGAAATATTGTGAAAAAGGGAGAGATAATTGCAACCCTGGAAAACGGGGATATTCTCACTGCCCTTGATAAGGCAAAAGCAAATATTGAAGTAGCCCGTTTTGAGCGGGAACTCGCCGATGCAGAGCTTGTCGAAGCTACTCTTGCCTTTAATCGAACCAGAGAGTTATTAGAGGAGAAGGTTGTCTCTTTATCAGAATTTGATGTTGCTGAGGCAAGGTATAAAACCGCTTTTGCGGCTGTATCTGCCAAGCAGGCAGTTTCAAAGGCTGTGGAAGCCGCATTAAAAGAGGTTGAGGTGAGTCTTGAATATACGTTTATCCGGGCACCATTTGATGCAGTTGTACTTACGAAAAATGCAGATATCGGCGACATTATAACACCACTGGGGGCAGCGGCCAACGTTCGTGCCTCGGTAGTAACCATAGCAGATATGGATTCTCTCCTGGTTGAGGTTGACGTTTCAGAATCCAACATAGAACAGGTCAAGACGGGGCAGCATTGCGAAATACGGTTAGATGCATTTTCCCATGATCGGTATCGTGGAAAGGTGCACATGATCGTACCCACGGCTGACCGGAGCAAGGCATCGGTACAGGTTAAAATAGCATTTATAGATAAGGACTCCCGCGTTATCCCCGAAATGAGTGCAAAGGTTGCATTTCTCAATCGTGAGATCAGGCAGGATGAGCAAAAACCTCTGAGGGCTTTACCCGTATCTGCGTTCATCAGAGACAAAGGTCACGATAGTGTCTATGTTGTAGAGAATAATCGTGCCAGAGAAAAGAGGGTTGAGACAGGAAGAAGTCTCGGCAGCATGGTTGAAATTCTCTCCGGTCTTGAAGAGGGAGACAGGGTAGTGCTGTCTCCAACGAGAAAAATAAAAGATGAGAAAAAAGTCAAAATCAGTGAAGAGTAA
- a CDS encoding ABC transporter ATP-binding protein, producing MQKRELIVAIQNVSKSYQRGNQTIRVLEDITLEIESGTFLALMGPSGSGKSTLLNLIAGLDTVDRGTIVIGGVDITTLSESDLSNWRLITIGFIFQFYNLIPVLTAFENVELPLLLTGLSKRERREHVATALRVVNMEERTGHYPHQLSGGQQQRVAIARAVVTDPAIVVADEPTGDLDRSAAENVLNLMRRLNRDLGKTIIMVTHDPWAGKWAHSIEHLDKGVLSHDL from the coding sequence ATGCAAAAAAGGGAATTGATTGTAGCTATTCAGAACGTAAGCAAGTCATATCAGAGAGGAAACCAGACCATACGGGTACTTGAGGATATCACGCTTGAAATTGAGAGTGGAACTTTTCTTGCACTTATGGGACCTTCAGGCTCAGGGAAGAGCACACTTCTCAATCTCATTGCAGGTCTGGACACCGTGGATCGGGGAACCATAGTAATAGGTGGAGTGGATATAACGACACTTTCAGAATCTGATCTTTCAAACTGGCGCTTAATTACCATAGGTTTTATTTTTCAGTTCTACAATCTCATTCCCGTACTCACGGCTTTTGAAAATGTGGAACTGCCACTCCTTTTGACCGGGCTTTCCAAACGGGAGCGCAGAGAACATGTTGCAACTGCCTTGCGTGTTGTAAATATGGAAGAGCGCACCGGCCACTATCCCCATCAACTTTCCGGAGGGCAGCAACAACGGGTTGCCATTGCCAGAGCAGTAGTTACAGATCCGGCCATTGTAGTTGCTGATGAACCTACAGGAGACCTTGACAGGAGTGCTGCTGAGAATGTCCTTAATCTCATGCGTCGTCTCAATCGAGACCTCGGCAAGACCATTATTATGGTTACCCATGACCCCTGGGCGGGGAAATGGGCACATTCTATAGAACATCTCGACAAAGGTGTCCTCAGTCATGATCTTTAA
- a CDS encoding FtsX-like permease family protein — protein sequence MIFKILYRNAFRHKLRTFLTVSGMAVAVLAFGLLHTVIEAWYAGVEASSATRLVTRNSISLIFPLPLAYRDTIRHIEGVMVVSSGNWFGGIYIDRKNFFANFAVEPESYLDLYPEYVIPDDQRMRFMRDRRGCLAGKKLAERFGWSVGDTITLTGTLFPGKWDFILSAVYEGSDKNIDETLFFFHWDYLNESLKKQAPLSSDQVGFYIIGIKNPYMAARISEAVDATFKNSLAETRTETEKAFQLGFVAMSETIIKAIQLVSLVVIFIILAVVANTMGMSVRERIREFAVFKTLGFRAWQISFLIIGESMVITILGGVTGMLLTFPAAKEFSSAVGRFFPVFNITWQTMCMDFAVTVIVGVIAGIVPAYRAVTVNITEGFRRIG from the coding sequence ATGATCTTTAAGATACTGTATAGAAATGCATTCCGGCATAAGCTTCGTACTTTTTTGACTGTGAGTGGGATGGCAGTCGCTGTTCTTGCTTTCGGATTGCTTCATACCGTAATTGAAGCCTGGTACGCTGGTGTAGAAGCATCTTCTGCAACCCGACTGGTGACCAGGAATTCGATTTCACTGATCTTTCCCTTACCCCTTGCGTATAGAGACACTATTCGTCATATTGAAGGGGTAATGGTTGTCTCCAGTGGTAACTGGTTTGGTGGGATCTATATCGACAGGAAGAATTTTTTTGCTAATTTTGCGGTTGAACCGGAGAGTTATCTGGATCTTTATCCTGAGTATGTGATCCCCGACGATCAGCGGATGAGGTTTATGAGGGATAGAAGAGGGTGTCTGGCAGGGAAGAAACTTGCAGAAAGGTTTGGGTGGAGTGTTGGAGATACCATTACCCTTACCGGCACCCTCTTTCCCGGCAAGTGGGATTTCATTCTCAGTGCTGTCTATGAAGGATCTGATAAGAATATAGACGAAACACTCTTCTTTTTTCACTGGGACTATCTCAATGAGTCTCTAAAAAAACAGGCCCCTCTTTCCTCCGACCAGGTTGGTTTTTATATTATCGGTATAAAAAACCCCTATATGGCTGCAAGGATATCAGAAGCTGTCGATGCCACCTTTAAGAATTCCCTTGCTGAGACCCGCACTGAAACAGAGAAGGCATTCCAGTTGGGTTTTGTTGCTATGAGTGAGACGATTATTAAGGCTATTCAGCTCGTATCGCTTGTGGTTATCTTTATTATCCTGGCGGTAGTGGCGAATACGATGGGCATGTCAGTGCGCGAACGGATCAGAGAATTTGCCGTATTCAAGACCCTTGGGTTTCGTGCCTGGCAGATCTCTTTTCTCATTATCGGTGAATCCATGGTGATTACGATTTTAGGAGGTGTTACCGGGATGCTCCTCACCTTTCCCGCAGCGAAAGAATTTTCATCTGCAGTCGGCAGATTTTTTCCCGTATTCAATATTACCTGGCAAACGATGTGTATGGACTTTGCAGTTACGGTAATTGTCGGGGTAATCGCTGGTATAGTCCCCGCCTATAGGGCTGTAACGGTTAATATTACTGAGGGATTCAGGAGGATTGGATAG